Proteins encoded in a region of the Planctomycetia bacterium genome:
- a CDS encoding SAM-dependent methyltransferase has protein sequence MPTPQVLPAPAASGLPVATVILKPKRARPFFGRHPWVLDAAVARVEGSPADGDVVDLATHEGKFVARGLWNSASRLRVRLYAFAAEVQLDDALWRARLESAVALRRSLGLDARDGAARLVNSEGDDLSGLIVDRYGDYLAVQVTALAMARRLDTLSATLMDLVAPRGILLRGADRGLAKLEGLQLPDRLLCGTAPEGPIFVREHGLTFGVDLTEGQKTGYYLDQRDNRQAAARYARGRRVLDMFCYSGGFAVACAVTGAARSVLAVDGSSRATALAKANAELNGAANVAVETADAFEKLDALRDGGERFGMVILDPPKFARSRATAEDALRAYHRINRVGVDLLDPGGILVTCSCSGSVSRDAFLEMLGGVAQRAGRPLQFLECRGAAPDHPVSASCLEGEYLKCVIARVA, from the coding sequence ATGCCAACTCCCCAAGTCCTGCCCGCCCCCGCTGCCTCTGGCCTGCCGGTAGCGACCGTGATCCTCAAGCCGAAGCGGGCCCGGCCGTTCTTCGGCCGCCACCCCTGGGTGCTCGATGCCGCCGTGGCCAGGGTCGAGGGAAGCCCGGCGGATGGCGATGTCGTCGATCTCGCCACCCACGAAGGCAAGTTCGTCGCCCGCGGCCTGTGGAACTCGGCCAGCCGGCTCCGGGTCAGGCTCTACGCGTTCGCGGCCGAGGTGCAGCTCGACGACGCCCTGTGGCGGGCCCGGCTCGAGTCCGCCGTCGCGCTCCGCCGGTCGCTCGGCCTCGACGCCCGCGACGGCGCGGCCCGGCTCGTCAACAGCGAGGGGGACGATCTGTCCGGGCTCATCGTCGATCGCTATGGCGACTACCTCGCCGTGCAGGTGACGGCGCTGGCGATGGCCCGGCGGCTCGACACGCTCTCCGCCACGCTCATGGACCTCGTCGCGCCGCGCGGCATTCTCCTCCGCGGTGCCGACCGCGGGCTCGCCAAGCTCGAGGGTTTGCAGCTGCCCGACCGGCTGCTCTGCGGCACCGCCCCCGAGGGCCCGATCTTCGTCCGCGAGCACGGCCTGACGTTCGGCGTCGACCTCACCGAGGGGCAGAAGACCGGCTACTACCTCGACCAGCGAGACAACCGCCAGGCCGCCGCCCGGTATGCGCGGGGCCGACGCGTGCTCGACATGTTCTGCTACTCGGGCGGCTTCGCCGTGGCCTGCGCCGTCACCGGCGCTGCGCGGAGCGTGCTGGCCGTGGACGGCAGCAGCCGCGCAACGGCGCTCGCCAAGGCCAACGCCGAACTCAACGGCGCCGCCAACGTGGCCGTCGAGACGGCCGACGCGTTCGAGAAGCTCGACGCCCTGCGCGATGGCGGCGAGCGGTTCGGGATGGTGATCCTCGACCCGCCGAAATTCGCCCGCAGCCGGGCCACGGCCGAGGACGCGCTCCGTGCCTACCACCGCATCAACCGCGTCGGCGTCGATTTGCTCGATCCGGGCGGGATCCTCGTCACCTGCTCCTGCTCCGGGTCCGTGTCGCGCGACGCCTTCCTGGAGATGCTCGGCGGCGTGGCCCAGCGGGCCGGCCGGCCGCTCCAGTTCCTCGAATGCCGCGGTGCCGCTCCCGACCATCCGGTGTCGGCGAGTTGCCTGGAGGGGGAGTATCTCAAGTGCGTGATCGCCCGCGTCGCCTGA